A window of Ignavibacteriales bacterium contains these coding sequences:
- the pepT gene encoding peptidase T, which produces MFDPNYKFTCVDRFLKYVKYDTQSNEDSTTFPSDPKQIELSKALVKELKQIGLKDAVMDEYGYVMATLPSNTTKNVPTIGFISHVDTSPAVTGTNVNPVIHKNYQGGDIVLPKDPTKVIVASENPELKEMIGLDIITTDGTTLLGADDKAGIAEIIDAMNYLIQHPEVKHGTIRICFTPDEEVGRGTEKFNVKKYDAKYAYTIDGSTRGEVETETFSADAVVIKFNGKNVHPGYAKGKMINAVKIASRFLEMLPKDNLSPETTEMREGYVHPTQINGNETQTIIKFIIRDFDAEKLKEYESFLKDLCQKTIAQFPGSTMGFEVIEQYRNMKFILDQHPEIEANAIEALKRLGIKPINSAIRGGTDGSRLSYLGLPTPNLFAGGHNFHAYTEYVAIQDMEAAVKMIVTLANVWEEKA; this is translated from the coding sequence ATGTTTGATCCTAATTACAAGTTTACTTGCGTTGACCGCTTCCTAAAATACGTAAAATATGATACTCAATCGAACGAAGATTCAACAACATTTCCGAGCGATCCGAAACAGATTGAACTTAGTAAAGCGTTAGTTAAAGAACTAAAGCAGATTGGTTTGAAGGATGCTGTTATGGATGAATATGGTTATGTCATGGCAACTCTGCCGTCGAATACAACAAAGAATGTCCCCACTATCGGATTTATTTCTCACGTAGATACAAGCCCCGCTGTAACAGGAACGAATGTAAATCCGGTGATACATAAAAACTATCAAGGCGGAGATATTGTTCTTCCAAAAGATCCGACAAAAGTAATTGTTGCTTCAGAGAATCCTGAACTGAAAGAAATGATCGGTCTCGACATCATAACTACCGATGGAACAACTTTACTTGGTGCTGATGATAAAGCTGGTATTGCAGAAATTATAGATGCAATGAATTACTTAATTCAACACCCGGAAGTTAAACATGGTACAATAAGAATTTGTTTTACTCCGGATGAAGAAGTTGGACGCGGAACAGAAAAATTTAATGTTAAAAAGTACGATGCAAAATATGCTTATACCATTGACGGATCAACACGCGGTGAGGTTGAAACGGAAACATTCAGCGCCGATGCTGTAGTAATTAAATTCAACGGAAAGAATGTTCATCCCGGATATGCAAAAGGAAAAATGATCAATGCTGTTAAGATCGCTTCCAGATTTTTAGAAATGCTTCCTAAGGATAACCTTTCACCTGAAACTACAGAGATGCGCGAAGGTTATGTGCACCCGACACAAATCAATGGAAATGAAACACAAACAATAATAAAATTTATCATCCGCGATTTTGATGCAGAAAAGTTGAAAGAATATGAATCATTCTTAAAAGATCTCTGCCAAAAAACAATTGCACAATTCCCGGGTTCAACAATGGGGTTTGAAGTGATCGAACAATACCGCAACATGAAATTCATTCTTGATCAGCACCCCGAGATCGAAGCAAATGCGATCGAAGCTCTGAAGCGATTGGGAATAAAACCGATTAACTCTGCTATACGCGGTGGAACTGACGGCTCACGCTTAAGTTATTTAGGATTGCCTACGCCGAACTTATTTGCCGGCGGGCATAATTTCCATGCTTACACTGAATACGTTGCAATTCAAGATATGGAAGCGGCTGTGAAGATGATTGTAACTCTTGCAAATGTTTGGGAAGAGAAAGCATGA
- a CDS encoding cation diffusion facilitator family transporter, with translation MPHRLKRATDIALVINIFLFIIKSIVGILSNSIAVISEALNSLTDILSSLGIKYAVKLSREKPDSKHQFGHTPAQPIAAFILSVFAFVVGINIIEESVKRLITPQNINTIPAVYIVLIITMIIKISLNRYQVKISKMFNSPAIKAASIDSINDVLASSIALVGVIGASYNLKFIDSIAGIMVAMFVFKTGYEVAKENLDYLMGRSATIEFDEKLKSIAREIKGVKGINDLRSHYVGNKFHIEIHIEVDKDLSTVVSHDIGNEVKFTLEKLEEVQKVFVHVDPV, from the coding sequence ATGCCCCATAGATTAAAACGAGCAACCGACATTGCTCTTGTAATAAATATTTTTCTGTTTATCATTAAATCAATTGTAGGAATACTTTCAAATTCCATTGCAGTAATTTCCGAAGCTCTTAATTCTCTTACCGATATACTTTCTTCATTAGGAATTAAATATGCTGTAAAGCTTTCGCGGGAAAAACCGGATTCAAAACATCAGTTCGGACATACGCCTGCTCAACCGATTGCGGCATTCATTCTTTCCGTCTTTGCTTTTGTAGTCGGGATAAATATCATCGAAGAATCCGTTAAACGATTGATCACACCGCAAAATATTAATACAATTCCCGCCGTCTATATTGTTTTAATTATAACCATGATTATAAAAATTTCTCTTAATCGTTATCAAGTAAAAATCAGCAAGATGTTCAACAGTCCTGCAATTAAAGCGGCATCTATAGACAGCATTAACGATGTGCTTGCTTCTTCAATTGCATTGGTCGGTGTGATTGGTGCATCTTATAATTTAAAATTTATTGACAGCATTGCGGGAATCATGGTTGCAATGTTTGTCTTCAAAACAGGTTATGAAGTTGCAAAAGAAAATCTTGATTATTTAATGGGGCGATCTGCAACCATAGAGTTTGATGAAAAGTTAAAAAGTATTGCAAGAGAAATTAAAGGTGTTAAAGGTATTAACGATCTTCGTTCTCATTACGTTGGAAATAAATTTCATATTGAAATTCATATTGAAGTTGATAAAGATTTAAGTACGGTTGTTTCTCATGATATCGGCAATGAAGTTAAATTTACGCTTGAAAAACTTGAAGAAGTTCAAAAAGTTTTTGTGCACGTAGATCCGGTTTAA